CCCCGAATCATCATCAAGCCCAATACCGAAAGCGAATATTTCGCAGGGCTCTACAACCTTGCCGTGGAACATCTTTTGGAATTATAACAGGAGGATTTATGGACCTCAGAATATCATCCCTCTTAAACGCATACCGCAGCGGGGCGACAACTCCACGCGCCGTCATCGAATACGTCCTTGCCGAAATGGAAAAGGCACCCGCACAAATCTGGATCAGCCGCCTTTCGAAGGAGGCCCTGGAAAAATACCTGGAACCGCTCGAAAAGTTTTCCGAATTTCCCGAAGACAAGCCGCTTTTCGGAATTCCATTCGCCATCAAGGACAACATCGACGTGGAAGGTCTCGAAAGCACCTCGGCATGCCCCGCCTACGCCTATACGGCAGCAAAAAATTCATTTGTCGTAAGCCGCCTGATTGAAGCTGGCGCCATCCCGGTCGGAAAGACGAACATGGACCAGTTCGCCACGGGACTCGTCGGAACACGCAGCCCCTACGGAGCCATTCCCAACAGGTATGCTCCAGAATACATTTCAGGCGGAAGCAGCAGCGGTTCGGCGGCATCGCTCGCCTATGAACTCTGCAGTTTCGCCCTCGGCACCGATACGGCGGGCTCCGGGCGCGTTCCCGCGGCATTCAACAAGCTGGTAGGCGTCAAGCCGACGCGCGGTCTGCTCAGCACAAACGGGGTCATTCCCGCTTGCCGAAGCCTCGACTGCGTCAGCATCTTTGCGCTAGATATTGAAGACGCGAAAATGGTCTTGAACGTCGCACAAGGAGAAGATCCCGAAGACCCGTATTCCAGGGAAGCTCCATGGAACGCCAATGCGGAACTGCGTGCGAGACTCACCGAAAAATGGACCTTCGGCGTGCCCGACACGTTAGAGTTTTTCGGCAACGAGGGCTACCGAGAAGCATTCGAAAAAGCAGTTTGCGCATTCGAAAGGGCTGGCGGTACAAAGGTCGTCGTCCCGTTCGAACCCTTCCTGAAAGCGGCGAGGCTTCTCTACGAAGGTCCATGGGTTTTCGAACGCTACAATGCCGTCGGAAAATTCATCGAGGAGCATTCGGACGAAATTCATCCGGTAACCAAGGCAATCATATCGCCTAAACAAATTCCGCATCCGTCAGAAGTCTTCGAAGGCTTCCATAAGTTGCAAGCATATAAGAAAATTACAGATAAAATAATATCGTCGGTCGATTTTCTGCTTACACCGACCGCAGGGACCATCTACAAGACGGACGAAGTCGAAAGCAACCCCATCGCGTTGAATTCCAATCTGGGTTACTACACCAACTATATGAACCTGCTGGATTATTCGGCTCTCGCCATCCCCGCTGAAGACGCTACAGGCAAAGACGAAAACGCAACGAGCCTTCCGTTTGGCGTAACGCTCGTGGGCAAGGCTTTCGACGATTACAAGCTGCTCGATGCCGCCGAAGCGGCTAAGCCCTTCCTTGAAAAAAGAATACCGCTTGCCGTCTGTGGCGCCCACCTCAGAGGATGCCGGCTCTATTGGGAGCTTTCGCGCGCAACCTTCCTGAAAGGCACTAGAACAGCTCCCGAATACAGGATGTTTACTTTCAACGATCACGGTATTCAAAAGCCCGCACTCGTCTCCTGCCCTAAAGGAGAAGGGCACAGTTTCTACATCGAAATCTACGGGCTCACCGCAGAGGACTTCGGCAATTTTGTAAGCCGCATTCCGAAACCGCTTTGCATCGGCAAAATCAAGACAATCGACGGGACACTTGTTTCGGGATTCCTTTCCGACACCTCTATGGGTGAGTGGATTTACGACAAGAAGGCTGTCGATATCTCGGAGTACGGTGACTGGAGAAAGTATATCGCGGCTACAAAGAAGTAGTTGCGATTTCAAGGCTGCTCTAGCAGAAATTTTGTTATTTTATCGGGTATGACTCCCGCCGAACTTGTCAAGCGCCTGTTGGCCGAACAGGATTTAAAGTACCGCGACTTTCATGCGTCGCTGTTGCCGAACATCGACAAGAAAACGATTATCGGCGTGCGCGTGCCTACCATGCGAAAAATCGCGAAAGAGTTCGCGGATTCTGCAAAGGGCTCCGCGAGGATTGCTGGTTCTGCGGCTGGATCTGCGACGGATTCAACGGTTGCAAAATCCGTGCCGACTGATGTCGCCAAATTTTTAGACAAGCTCCCGCACAAATACTTCGAAGAAAACCAGGTGCACCTTTTTGTGGTCGAGCGCATCAAGGATTTTGACGATTGCCTGCATCGCATCGAGCAGTTTTTGCCCTACATCGACAACTGGGCCGTATGCGACGGTAAATCGCCAAAGGCTTTGCTTAAGGACGAGGCGCGGTTCGTGTCGTGCATCGAAAAATGGCTCAAGTCAAAGCACCCTTACACGGTTCGCTTCGGCGTGAACATGCTCATGAACTTTTTCCTGGACGAGCGATTCGACAAGAAGTTTTCGAAGTGGGTCGCGGCTATCGACGAAAACCTTTTCGATGATGATTCGACGGGGGCAGCACAGCCCCAGAAGCAGGCCGCATCGGTAAACGCCGCCCGTCCCACCGACCGCTACTACGTGCAGATGGTCATCGCCTGGTACATGGCGACGGCGCTTGCCAAGCAGTGGGACGCAACATTCCCCTACATCAAGGGCCGCAAACTTTCGCCCTGGATCCACGCAAAAACCATCCAGAAAGCCTGCGAAAGCTACCGCATCACATCGGAGCAAAAAGAAATCCTGCGTGGGTTGAAATAGAACCGTAATTTCCCCGAAAAAGTCCACATTTGACATTTATTCATTTTGGGGGTATATTTAGGGGTATGATGGGTATTGGTAAAGATTTTAAAGTCTCGGGCGTGGCCCTTGCCGCGTTCTGTTTAGCAGGTTTATTTGCCCCTGCGCATGCACAGACTAAGGTCGTTGTGGACCCCGGCAAAAAGTATCAGGTTTTCGAGGGCTGGGGCACGAGTCTCTGCTGGTGGGCCGTAAAGGCGGGCGCCTGGAGCGAGGCGAACCGCAGCAAGCTTCTGGGTGCGATTGCCGACCCGGACACGGGTCTGGGCTACACGATTTTCCGCTACAACATCGGCGGCGGCGACCAGCCGGGCCATAATCACCTCACGAAGGGCGACGGCGGCGCGAACGTTCCCGGCTACAAGCCTACCGAAAAGGGCGATTTCGACTGGACGGCAGACCCGTACCAGCGCACGATCGCGGTTGAACTTTCCAAGCGCGTAAAGGACCCGATTTTCGAGGCGTTCAGCAATTCGCCCCCGTGGTGGATGACCAAGAGCGGTTGCGTCTCGGGCTCTAGCGACGGTAGCGACAACCTCAAGGAAGACTATTTCGACGACTTCGCGGACTACCTCTCCGAAGTGGCGCTGCACTTCAAGAAGGAATGGGGAATTACGTTCCGCACGGTGGAACCGTTCAACGAGCCGAGTGCCGGCTGGTGGAAATCGAACGGCGGGCAGGAAGGTTGCGGCTTCAAGAACAACCAGACGAAAATGATTGTGGAACTCGGCAAGGCGCTTCAGAAGAAGGGCCTGTTCCCGGAGACTTCGGTGAGTGCCGCCGACGAGACGAACATTGGCGATGCCTTGAACCAGTTCAACAAGTACAGTTCCGAAGCGCTTTCTTACATGTTCCAGGTGAACACGCACAGCTATTCCGGCGGCGACAACCGCGCCAAACTTTTCAATGCGGCGTTCGCGAAAGACAAGAAGGTGTGGCAGTCCGAAACGGGACCGCTTCACAAGAGCGGCGACGAGAACATTGCACTCTGGATGGCGGGCGTGATTCTTGCGGACCTGCGCGACATGAAGGCGAGCGCCTGGGTGGACTGGCAGATTGGCGACCCGGCCGAGAACTGGCGTAGCCTCGCGCTGAACCACAGCAAGCAGACTTTCAGCCCGAATGCGCGCTACTACATGCATGCCGCATTCAGCCGCTACATCCGTCCGGGCTCGCGCATTATCGACAGCGATAACGGCAATACGCTCGCGGCGCTGCGAGAAGATGGCGCCTTGGTGCTCGTGGTTCGTAACAGCGGCTCAAGCGACGTGAGGTATGAATTCGACTTGCGCGGGTTTGACAAAATCGGCGCAAGCGCGAAGGTGGTACGGTTCGAATTGCCGGGCAGTTTAACGACGCAATCCGATATTGCGGTGTCGGGGAAGACGCTCTCGATGACGGCGAAGTCCAACACGATTACCACGATGGTGATTGACGGCGCCGAAGGTGGCGTCTGCAAGCCGGATTCCATTATTCCGTATTCGAAGATCAACAATAACGAAGGTTGGTCCACCGCAACTGATATCTCGCTTTCCAAGGGCGATTCGCTTTCGATTGGCCCGCACCCGTGGGAAGGCGGGCGCTGGGTATGGAGCGGCCCGAACAACTTTACCTCCACGAACCGCGAAATCCACATCGGCAAGATGGACGGCACCATGAGTGGCTACTACAAGGCGGTCCACACGAACGCCTCGGGCTGCGAGGGCTCCGTGACCTTCAAGGTCGTCGTAGACGATCCGGCGCACCCCTTCGTGGAACCGGATACCACCAAACAGGATTCGACGAGAGATTCGTCGTCGGTAGCGCTGCGCGATTTCGGAATGTACAGGCAGGAAATGTTCCGTCCAGGCGAACCTTTGCAATTATTCGACATGCAAGGGCGCTTCCTCGGCACACTGCCGGCAGGCTCCTGGCAGGCTGAAAACATCGCAGCATCGGTCCGCCAGCATTTCAAGCAGGCGGGAACGTTCCTGATTCGTCAGGGAGTACAGATGCACCGCATCCAGGTGCATTAAACGGCATATCAGGAAGTGCCTTAAGCGGCGCGACCCTGCCCTGCCTTGATTTCCTTGTTCAGGATTTTCTGACTGCGAATCGCAACGGTCGGGTGCTCGCGGTAAATTACCGCAAAAAGCTTCGTATAGGGAATCTCGCTTACGGCAAGGTCGCGCATCGCGGCCTTCGCTACTTTCTTGCCAAGTTTCTCGAAGGCGTAACGGTCCGCCTCGTATTCCTGATGCCAGCAATACAAGTGGAATACCGTACGGAACGGGATTGCCGCCAGGTGCAGCCACAGAACCGCTTCCACAAGCGACATTCCGCGACTCGCCAGCAGAAAGGCAAAGAGCCACACGGCAAGCAACAGCAAAGCGACCTTCGCCAAATTCCGCAAGATGCCGTGCCGCAACTCCGAATGGCCTTCCTCGTGCTTTCGGACAAATTCATTCTCGGTAGGTTCCCTGCGATTCTCCGGCAACGGCACGATATCGTTCACCAGCGGAATCAGGCGGAGCACGGCAAATACACCGCCACGCAACTGCGAAAGCCTCCGCTCGCGAATTTCCAAAGCAAGCCGAGCCATCACCTCGATCACGAGGACCGCAACGAGTATCACAGTCGCCGAGATCATTCCGCCTTGGCCGTCTTCACGATAGACGCCAAACGGCGCAGCTTATCTTCGACTCGGTTCTTTTCCCATTCGGTAAATCCCCTGTCCACGGGATGCGCGTCATCGTAGTCGTCGAAAATCTTTCGGCCACGATCGTTGTCCTTGTCGAGGCCGTGCGTCACGCGTTCAAACCAGTCCTTTTCAAGCTGGCGGTAACGCTTCAGCAACTCGTCGAACGTCTCGGGAAGCACCACCGTGCGCATCACGTCCTTGTTGGCATCGTTGGTCGAAAGGCGACGCAGTTCCTTGACCGGTTGCGACTGCAAATTCGGATCGTTCACCACCAGGGTTATCACCTGTTCCAGCGCATAGCGTTCCAAGTACTCGCGGTAAATCTTGATCGCCTTCTGGCGCACGCGTTCGCGAAGGAAGTTTTCGCCAAGCCCGTCGATATGTTCCTTGGTGTAGAAATCGCGAACTTCCGTCACCTGCAGGCGCTGGTAGGCGTCGTATACATAGCGCAACGTATCGGGACTGAAAATCGTATAGAACGAAGCCGGCACGAACCCCTTGCCACGAATGGAATACTTGTAAAGGTTGCGGTCGAGCGCATAGGCGTTATTCGCATAATTCCAGCCAGGCACAATTTCATTCAGCCGCGGAGCAATGCCGTTCAGCTGCGGGTCCCCCGGCTTGATCAGCGAGAACGGGAACTTGACCCGTTGTGGGAGCGTCGTAAGTCCCGAAGCAATCAGCGTAAAGGGCGACTCGCGGTAATTCGCGGGGAACTTGACATTTACGCCGAGCCCAAAAAACATTCCCTGTCCGGGCATCACTTCCTGATCGGGCATACGGCCGGTATGGTTGCTACCCACGTTCGCGCCGTAGCCCAGGTTGCCACATCCGTCGGGCCAGAGCGCCGCAATCAAAAGCGAATGGTGATGCATCTGCGTCATGGGGCCCATGTACGAACTGTTCACCTCGCCTTCTTCAATATGGCAACACGGAGCGATAATCGACGACTTCACGATCGCCTTGCAGGCAACCGTCGTACGGCTCATCAGCACAGAACCCTGCACCTCCGCGCCCGTATGGATCGTCACGCCCATCTGCACGTTCGAATTTTCAAGAATCACGGAATCGTACACGTGGCTCGGTTCCTCGAGCGACGAAAGCACCACCGAGTTACGGATCTTCTCGGCGCCCTCGATACGCGCATGCGCACCGATCCAGCTGTTACGAATAATGTTCGTATTGCAGATAACCGCACCCTTCCCGACAATGCCGAAAGAAAGTGCGGTCTCTTCGCGGTATGCCTTGAGCTGCTCCGCGAACGCCGTCGCGACATCGGGCTCCGGCTTGTGGAAAAGCTGCAGGTCCACCAGCTCCATATTGATTTCGGGGAACACGAGAACGCTGCGACCGCCCATCTCGTTACCCACGTGCATCGCGTTGCCGACCATGTAGCTGATCTTTCCGCTGCTCACGATTGAGCCCACGTTCTGCACCACCGAACTGCTGCGTACCAGAATGTTGCTGAGCATCGCCACCTTGTGGACAAGAGCGTTCTCCACGAGACAGTTATGCACCAGGCTGTCGTAAATACCCGTCGGGAAAGACACGTCACCCGGCAACAGGAGTGTCCCGAAAAAGCGCGGCAAGTAAACCTCGCCCATGAACGAGCTCCGAATAATGCGGTTCGGGTCGAAGTCGTTTTCGACCATGACCTTCGCCCACGACTCGGAACGGTTGCCGTTCCTTTCGAGAACCTGAATCTCGGCCTCGGTCAATGGACGGTATTTGGACATTGACGCCCGGATCGTCTTGAAATTTTCGACGGAGGACGCCAAAACACTATTCTTGAGCACTTTTTTCAATTTGAGCAAGCGTTGCATGGTCAAAAAATAGACTAATTTTGTGCTGCGATGAAGCAAGAACTCTTCAAATTGATTAGAAAGCACCACTTTAATATTTCTATCTACACCGAAGACATATTCGAAAGGCGGTGCCAGGAAGAAATTATCCGCAGCGACGAGGACAAAAGCTCCTTCGTCTATCTGGAATTCGACTTCTCGGCCATCGAAAAAATCCTGGGAGACAGGGACACCTGCATCCAATTCTGGGACGTATTCCTCACCGCACTCAACAAGAACAGCCGCGGAAGCGACATCCTCGGTTTCCTTGAAAACGGCTCGGGCCTTGGCATGCTGCTGCTCGATTCCAAGATCGAAAGCTGGATCCGCATCCGCGGAAGACTCCTGCAGACCGCGAACGACATGGACTTCAAGGGACTTGCGAACCTCCTTTCTGCCGTCATCAAGCCCATCGTCTACCCTGCCTGCGTAAGCGACGCGCAGGACATCAACGCCATTACTTCCATTTCGCAGGAATTCGCTCCCGCAGCCGCCGGCGAACCTTCCGCATAAACTAAATGGTCCAGAAAGTTCTCGTCATCGGGTCCGTCTATCCGCGTTTTCACGAAGACGCCGAAGTCCCCTGGCTGCGTACCTCCCTTGCGCACCTCAAGAAAGCGGGCCTCGACATCCAGGTTCTCGCCCCCGCATACAAAGGCCTTAAGAGCCACGAAATCGACGGCATCAAGGTGAACCGTTTCCGCTATGCGCCCGCCAACTGGGAAATGCTCACCCACGAAGAAGGCGCCCCCAGCAAGATGGCAAGCAAGCCCTGGCTGCAGCTACTCGCGATCCCTTACATCATCAGCGGATTCTTCAAGTGCATCAAGATCTGTCGCAAGTGGAAGCCCGACATCATCCACGCACATTGGCCGTTCCCGCACGCCTACATCGCCCTCGGTGCCGCCAAGCTGTTCAGAATCCCGCTGGTCCTCAATTTCCACGGGGCGGAACTCCTGCTCATCCGCAAGAAAAAGTGGGTGAAGCCGCTCCTGAAATTCGCCATCGGCCAGGCGCAAGCCGTATTCGCAAATTCAAGTTTTACCGCAAGTAAAATCAAGGCCCTCCGCAATGTCGATGTGGAATGGAGCCCGTATGGCACGACTCTAGAAGGGGGAAGTCTCCCCCTCGCTTCTGCCACGGCATCCGCTACCCCCTCTAGCGGGCGGACAGCACTTAGCGATCCATCGCTTAGTGCGCATGGCCACCAGGGTGGGGACACCCCGCAACGCCCCGTACCGCACCCGATAAACGGTAAGTTCAAGATTCTTTTTGTCGGGCGCCATATCGAACGCAAGGGCATTCGCTACCTCATCGAGGCCGCCAAGTACCTGCCACGCGACCAGTTCGAAATCCGCATCGTCGGCGTCGGCGACCTCACCAAGCAGCTGAAGATGCAGGCAGATGCATTGTGTGATCACAATGGGAAATCCCCAGTCGCGTCATTCTCGACCAACGGGAGGGAATCCAGTAGATGCGGATCCGACGATGCCTTAAATAGCGAAGCCGCACCTCCTGCAGAAATCATTTTTACCGGCAAACTTTCGCCCGAAGCGCTCGCGAACGAATACAAGACCGCTAACGTCTTCACGCTCCCGGCGATTGTCGACAGCAAGGGCGACACCGAGGGCCTCGGCGTCGTCCTCATCGAGGCCATGGAACTCGGCCTCCCCATCGTCGCAAGCAACGTGGGCGGCATCCCCGATGTCGTCGTGGACGGCGTCTCGGGAATCCTCGTTCCCGAAAAAGACCCCGAGGCCCTCGCAAGCGCCTACAAGCGCCTCGCCGCCGAGCCCGAGCTTGTAAAGCACCTGCTCGCCGGCTCCCGTAAGCGCATCGCCGAATGCTTCACCTGGGACGGCATCATCGAGCGCCAAATCGCAGTCTACAACAAGCTCTCGAAATAATCAAGCAAGATATTTCCTTATTCCGGCATTACGTTCTCGTGCGGCTTGAACTTGATAATCCAAAATTCTGAATCGGAGCCGAAACGTACCGGCGGACCCCAGCAGTCAAAGCCGGAACTCACGAGCCAAAAGACGCCGCCAAGCGCCCCCTTGCCGTAAGCGACCTTCCATACATAATTGATAATGAAAGTCACCGGGAAAAACTGCCCATCGTGCGTATGTCCCGAAAGCGCCATGTCCGGGAACCTGCCTACATGCCCCTTCTCGATTCCCTTGGGCTGATGGTCCAGCAAAATCCAGGGGCGGCGCACAACCGTCGTATCGTAGGCAATCCTAGCTGCAGCCGTATCCGCAAGCGAATCAACTACCGGGGCTCCAGCAACGCTTTCATTTGCGGCCACAGCGCCCATCGAATCCTGCGGAATTTCAGTCAACTGGAGCGAATCCGGAATCAGCTCCGCAAGCGGGCGACGAAGTACATCGCGGCCGCGCGCGACCATGTAGTCGGTGCGCCCCGTAAAGCACGCCTTCCCGATACACGCCGTGGAATCGTCCAGCACCACGAAACCCACCTTGCGCATCCAATCATTCGGATTGGAACCCGCGCGTTCCTGCATCGATTCGTGATTCCCGTTGACGGCCACCGCCGCGACCTTCGCCTTCGATGTCAGCATCTTGAACAAACTATCGTAACCCCAGGCATCCAGCTGCTCCATGGACACATCGGCCAAGTCACCGCCGAACAACAAGTAGTCCGGCTTGATTGAAT
This window of the Fibrobacter sp. UWH4 genome carries:
- the atzF gene encoding allophanate hydrolase, which gives rise to MDLRISSLLNAYRSGATTPRAVIEYVLAEMEKAPAQIWISRLSKEALEKYLEPLEKFSEFPEDKPLFGIPFAIKDNIDVEGLESTSACPAYAYTAAKNSFVVSRLIEAGAIPVGKTNMDQFATGLVGTRSPYGAIPNRYAPEYISGGSSSGSAASLAYELCSFALGTDTAGSGRVPAAFNKLVGVKPTRGLLSTNGVIPACRSLDCVSIFALDIEDAKMVLNVAQGEDPEDPYSREAPWNANAELRARLTEKWTFGVPDTLEFFGNEGYREAFEKAVCAFERAGGTKVVVPFEPFLKAARLLYEGPWVFERYNAVGKFIEEHSDEIHPVTKAIISPKQIPHPSEVFEGFHKLQAYKKITDKIISSVDFLLTPTAGTIYKTDEVESNPIALNSNLGYYTNYMNLLDYSALAIPAEDATGKDENATSLPFGVTLVGKAFDDYKLLDAAEAAKPFLEKRIPLAVCGAHLRGCRLYWELSRATFLKGTRTAPEYRMFTFNDHGIQKPALVSCPKGEGHSFYIEIYGLTAEDFGNFVSRIPKPLCIGKIKTIDGTLVSGFLSDTSMGEWIYDKKAVDISEYGDWRKYIAATKK
- a CDS encoding DNA alkylation repair protein: MTPAELVKRLLAEQDLKYRDFHASLLPNIDKKTIIGVRVPTMRKIAKEFADSAKGSARIAGSAAGSATDSTVAKSVPTDVAKFLDKLPHKYFEENQVHLFVVERIKDFDDCLHRIEQFLPYIDNWAVCDGKSPKALLKDEARFVSCIEKWLKSKHPYTVRFGVNMLMNFFLDERFDKKFSKWVAAIDENLFDDDSTGAAQPQKQAASVNAARPTDRYYVQMVIAWYMATALAKQWDATFPYIKGRKLSPWIHAKTIQKACESYRITSEQKEILRGLK
- a CDS encoding M48 family metalloprotease; translation: MILVAVLVIEVMARLALEIRERRLSQLRGGVFAVLRLIPLVNDIVPLPENRREPTENEFVRKHEEGHSELRHGILRNLAKVALLLLAVWLFAFLLASRGMSLVEAVLWLHLAAIPFRTVFHLYCWHQEYEADRYAFEKLGKKVAKAAMRDLAVSEIPYTKLFAVIYREHPTVAIRSQKILNKEIKAGQGRAA
- a CDS encoding metallophosphoesterase, with the protein product MIAFLFVLLAALALVYVNLSTLAKGKAGRIIALSVLVLLFLSMTFRDTWAGSVAVAFFAVWLPNALLFYIPWTLYRIGYYFTQPHHLSRHFVRRVSRGLLGVTVGIALAMFAYGVPHNDDYKMMDLTVDLPSQYTEGFTAIFFSDIHVDPLFKAEKLQRFIAQADSIKPDYLLFGGDLADVSMEQLDAWGYDSLFKMLTSKAKVAAVAVNGNHESMQERAGSNPNDWMRKVGFVVLDDSTACIGKACFTGRTDYMVARGRDVLRRPLAELIPDSLQLTEIPQDSMGAVAANESVAGAPVVDSLADTAAARIAYDTTVVRRPWILLDHQPKGIEKGHVGRFPDMALSGHTHDGQFFPVTFIINYVWKVAYGKGALGGVFWLVSSGFDCWGPPVRFGSDSEFWIIKFKPHENVMPE
- a CDS encoding glycoside hydrolase, translated to MMGIGKDFKVSGVALAAFCLAGLFAPAHAQTKVVVDPGKKYQVFEGWGTSLCWWAVKAGAWSEANRSKLLGAIADPDTGLGYTIFRYNIGGGDQPGHNHLTKGDGGANVPGYKPTEKGDFDWTADPYQRTIAVELSKRVKDPIFEAFSNSPPWWMTKSGCVSGSSDGSDNLKEDYFDDFADYLSEVALHFKKEWGITFRTVEPFNEPSAGWWKSNGGQEGCGFKNNQTKMIVELGKALQKKGLFPETSVSAADETNIGDALNQFNKYSSEALSYMFQVNTHSYSGGDNRAKLFNAAFAKDKKVWQSETGPLHKSGDENIALWMAGVILADLRDMKASAWVDWQIGDPAENWRSLALNHSKQTFSPNARYYMHAAFSRYIRPGSRIIDSDNGNTLAALREDGALVLVVRNSGSSDVRYEFDLRGFDKIGASAKVVRFELPGSLTTQSDIAVSGKTLSMTAKSNTITTMVIDGAEGGVCKPDSIIPYSKINNNEGWSTATDISLSKGDSLSIGPHPWEGGRWVWSGPNNFTSTNREIHIGKMDGTMSGYYKAVHTNASGCEGSVTFKVVVDDPAHPFVEPDTTKQDSTRDSSSVALRDFGMYRQEMFRPGEPLQLFDMQGRFLGTLPAGSWQAENIAASVRQHFKQAGTFLIRQGVQMHRIQVH
- a CDS encoding glycosyltransferase, encoding MVQKVLVIGSVYPRFHEDAEVPWLRTSLAHLKKAGLDIQVLAPAYKGLKSHEIDGIKVNRFRYAPANWEMLTHEEGAPSKMASKPWLQLLAIPYIISGFFKCIKICRKWKPDIIHAHWPFPHAYIALGAAKLFRIPLVLNFHGAELLLIRKKKWVKPLLKFAIGQAQAVFANSSFTASKIKALRNVDVEWSPYGTTLEGGSLPLASATASATPSSGRTALSDPSLSAHGHQGGDTPQRPVPHPINGKFKILFVGRHIERKGIRYLIEAAKYLPRDQFEIRIVGVGDLTKQLKMQADALCDHNGKSPVASFSTNGRESSRCGSDDALNSEAAPPAEIIFTGKLSPEALANEYKTANVFTLPAIVDSKGDTEGLGVVLIEAMELGLPIVASNVGGIPDVVVDGVSGILVPEKDPEALASAYKRLAAEPELVKHLLAGSRKRIAECFTWDGIIERQIAVYNKLSK
- a CDS encoding DUF4954 family protein; the protein is MQRLLKLKKVLKNSVLASSVENFKTIRASMSKYRPLTEAEIQVLERNGNRSESWAKVMVENDFDPNRIIRSSFMGEVYLPRFFGTLLLPGDVSFPTGIYDSLVHNCLVENALVHKVAMLSNILVRSSSVVQNVGSIVSSGKISYMVGNAMHVGNEMGGRSVLVFPEINMELVDLQLFHKPEPDVATAFAEQLKAYREETALSFGIVGKGAVICNTNIIRNSWIGAHARIEGAEKIRNSVVLSSLEEPSHVYDSVILENSNVQMGVTIHTGAEVQGSVLMSRTTVACKAIVKSSIIAPCCHIEEGEVNSSYMGPMTQMHHHSLLIAALWPDGCGNLGYGANVGSNHTGRMPDQEVMPGQGMFFGLGVNVKFPANYRESPFTLIASGLTTLPQRVKFPFSLIKPGDPQLNGIAPRLNEIVPGWNYANNAYALDRNLYKYSIRGKGFVPASFYTIFSPDTLRYVYDAYQRLQVTEVRDFYTKEHIDGLGENFLRERVRQKAIKIYREYLERYALEQVITLVVNDPNLQSQPVKELRRLSTNDANKDVMRTVVLPETFDELLKRYRQLEKDWFERVTHGLDKDNDRGRKIFDDYDDAHPVDRGFTEWEKNRVEDKLRRLASIVKTAKAE